A single Syngnathus acus chromosome 8, fSynAcu1.2, whole genome shotgun sequence DNA region contains:
- the emp2 gene encoding epithelial membrane protein 2: protein MLIILVLIILFHLAAAVLLFVATIHNAWWLVSTPGRDVLYSDLWYSCNATCFPIAKSHTTDAAYLQTVQATMILATILCCISFFIFILQLFRLKQGERFVFTAIIQLLASLCVMMAASIYTAQNKSFHHSSLHDGSYGSSYILAWVSFPMTLISGLMYLVLRKRK, encoded by the exons ATGTTGATCATCTTAGTCCTCATCATCCTTTTCCATTTGGCTGCAGCCGTTCTCCTCTTTGTTGCAACCATACATAAt GCATGGTGGTTGGTATCAACACCTGGACGGGATGTGCTCTACTCAGACTTGTGGTACTCTTGCAATGCCACTTGCTTTCCTATCGCCAAGAGCCACACTACTGATGCGG CCTACCTGCAGACGGTCCAGGCTACCATGATCCTGGCCACCATTTTATGCTGTATTagcttcttcatcttcattcTTCAGCTCTTCAGGCTCAAGCAAGGGGAGAGATTTGTCTTCACTGCAATTATTCAACTGTTAGCTT CTTTGTGCGTGATGATGGCGGCGTCCATTTACACGGCTCAGAACAAGTCCTTCCATCATAGCAGTCTCCATGACGGCTCGTACGGCTCCTCCTATATTTTGGCTTGGGTTAGTTTCCCAATGACTCTAATTAGTGGTCTGATGTATCTGGTGCTTAGAAAACGCAAGTAA